The DNA region CAGGCGGACCACATCGTTTTGTGGGGAAGATCCGAGCGAACCGGTGCAGAGAGTCAGCCCGTTCTGAGGCCTGTCGGCCAGTTTGAGGAAGCGGTCGAGCCCCGCTTCGCCGGTGATGATGCGCGGCAGGCCGAAAATCGGCCACGGCGGGTCATCCGGATGGATCGCCATATTGACGCCGCATTCGGCGGCAACCGGGATAATTGCCTCGAGGAAATACTTCAGGTTGGCCCAGAGCCCTTCCTCGCCGAGCGCCTGGTAGGCGGCGATAAGCCCGCTCATCTCGCCGGTGGAATAGGAGGAATCCCAGCCGGGCAGGGCCAGTTTTGTGGGGTCCATTTTATCCACATCCTCCTTATAGTAGACCAGGGCGTTCGAACCGTCCGCAAGCTGCTGGTCAAGGCGGGAACGGGTCCAGTCAAAGACCGGCATAAAGTTATAGCAGATGCACCGGACGCCTGCCTTCCCAAGTTGGCGGATGTTTTCCCGGTAGGCTTCGATGTACCTGTCGCGGGAGGGCTTGCCGAGCTTGATATCCTCATGCACGGGCACACTTTCTATAACTTCAAAATGAAGGCCGGCATTCTCGACCTCCGCTTTAAGCGCCCGAATCTTCGCAGCCGGCCAGGCCTCGCCGACCGGCACGTCGTAAATTGCGGTGACGATGCTGTGCATAGTGGGGATCTGGCGGATGTATTCGATTTTCACCGGGTCGTCCGCGCCGTACCACCGGAATGAAAGTTTCATGAAAATTCCTCCAGTTTTTAATGCTTCAAGAAAATTTTGCCCGGGATCGCCCGCTTGATACGTGTGCCGAGCACATTTTTCGCTCTGTGGGAAAATATCAAAATGAAACCATGATGTCATTTTGAATGTCATTTTTCCGGCAGGGAATCAATTTTTAAATTCCTGATGGTAAAATAAATATGATTGGCGGGATGCGCAAAGGACCGGCCCATCCCGGAAACTGATGTGCCAAAAAAGGAGGAAGCCATGGAATCATTGCTGATGAGCATTCAGGAACATGTCTCGAAATATGTGGAAATGGTCACCACTGTGTTCGATGTGCATGTGGATATCTCGGACAACCGCCTGCTGCGCGTGGCGGGCACCGGACGTTTCAACCGCATGATCGGCAGCCCGATGCTGCATAATGGCAACCTTTTCACCAAATGCATGGAGACCGGCGAACGGATCTTTGTCAAGGACCCGGAAACCGACCAGATCTGCCGCGACTGCATCAACCGCCCGGTCTGCAAGGGGCAGTGTGAAATGGGCTTCCCAATCAAGCTTGACGGCGAAGTGCTCGGCGTGATCAGCATCGCGTCCTCCTCCCCGGATCAGTATGAGACGATCATGCGCAGCGCCGACAAGCTGACCCTTTTCATGGAGAATATCACCGACCTGATTGCCCTGAAAGCGCGGGAATACCAGGATCAGCGGCTGCAGGTCTACAACACCAAACTGCGGGAGAAACTGATCAACCTCATCAGTGACGGTGTCATGATTTTAAACGACAAGAATAAGATTTTATATATGAACAACCGCTGTGAGAAGATCCTCGACTGCAATCTGGCGCAGATTCAGTACCTGACCAAGATCAAGCAGTTTGCGATTGTCGAAAAAAGCGGACACAAAACCGATTCGGCTGATTTCATGGTGCGTATCCGTGCAAAACGGATCCGTCTGACCGGCGTCATACATAATGTAAACGGTGTGAACGAAGGGGAGATCAATAAGGTATTCATCTTCACAGATATCAAGACGCTGCATGAAAACCTTACTCAGAGCGATATGCAGCAGCAGTATAATTTTGATTACCTGATCGGGGAAAGTCCGTCCTTCCTCGAAGCGGTTTCCGCCTGCAAGGCGACCGCCTACAGCCCGAATCCGGTGCTGCTGATGGGCGAGCCGGGGTCCGGCAAGGAGATGTACGCCCGCGCCATCCACAATGAAAGCATCCGCCGCAACAACCAGTTTATCCGTCTGACGCATGGATCGGCGGTCGAGGAGCTGATTGAGAAAGCGGTCTTTGACCGGGAACAGGTTCAGGCGGGCGACGTGCAGGTGAAAAATGAATTGCTTGAGGGCAATACCTTATATATAGATGAGGTCGGAGACCTGAGCCTTGCCAATCAGGTGATCCTGCTCACCGTTATCCAGAACAGCAAATTCAACAACACCAAGGTCATCTGCGGCTCCTCTAAGGATCTGCGGCAGATGTCCCAAAAGGGCGAATTCAAGCCAGAACTTTTTTACGCGCTGGAGGTTTACACCGTCCAGATCCCGCCGATGCGCACCCGCGGCCGGGATATCCTGCTGTTTGTGGACTACTATCTTGAAAAATGCAATGCGGACGCGAACAAGCGGATCACCTTTTCCAAGGAAGTGCGCGGGATGTTCCTCGATTACTCCTGGAAAGGGAATATCCGTGAGATCGAAAACGTGGTGTCCTATGTCGTGGAACAGATGGACAGCCAGGCCACCGAAGTGACGGCGGAGAATATGCCGCCACTGATCCTGCAGCGGCTGCGCGACGACAAGAAAGACGCCTACAACCTTGCAAACGCAGAGAAGGAACTGATCCTCAAAGCGCTCAACGACTTCGGAAACTCCTCACGCTCAAAATCACGGGTGGCCAAGGAGCTGGGTATTTCCAACGCGACCCTTTACCGCAAGCTCAAGCAGTACCGCATCCAGCAGAACACACTGTTTGAATAGCGGGAATCCATTTTATCGGGGGAACGACGATTGACAACGGTTTATCTGGTTCGCCATGGGACGACGGACTTCAATGTATACGGGAAATTCCAGGGCTCGATGGATGTGCCGCTCAACGCGTTGGGGCTCGAACAGGCCCGGTACCTGGGCGTTCGCTTCCGGGAGGTTCCGCTCGACGCGGTTTATTCGAGCCCGCTTTGCCGGGCGCTGCGGACGGCG from Anaerotruncus rubiinfantis includes:
- the uxuA gene encoding mannonate dehydratase, whose product is MKLSFRWYGADDPVKIEYIRQIPTMHSIVTAIYDVPVGEAWPAAKIRALKAEVENAGLHFEVIESVPVHEDIKLGKPSRDRYIEAYRENIRQLGKAGVRCICYNFMPVFDWTRSRLDQQLADGSNALVYYKEDVDKMDPTKLALPGWDSSYSTGEMSGLIAAYQALGEEGLWANLKYFLEAIIPVAAECGVNMAIHPDDPPWPIFGLPRIITGEAGLDRFLKLADRPQNGLTLCTGSLGSSPQNDVVRLVDKYSSMGRIHFMHVRNVKLVGEGSFEESAHYTEAGSLDIYGVMKALHKNRFDGYLRPDHGRMIWGETGRPGYGLYDRALGASYLTGIWEALEKG
- a CDS encoding sigma 54-interacting transcriptional regulator, translating into MESLLMSIQEHVSKYVEMVTTVFDVHVDISDNRLLRVAGTGRFNRMIGSPMLHNGNLFTKCMETGERIFVKDPETDQICRDCINRPVCKGQCEMGFPIKLDGEVLGVISIASSSPDQYETIMRSADKLTLFMENITDLIALKAREYQDQRLQVYNTKLREKLINLISDGVMILNDKNKILYMNNRCEKILDCNLAQIQYLTKIKQFAIVEKSGHKTDSADFMVRIRAKRIRLTGVIHNVNGVNEGEINKVFIFTDIKTLHENLTQSDMQQQYNFDYLIGESPSFLEAVSACKATAYSPNPVLLMGEPGSGKEMYARAIHNESIRRNNQFIRLTHGSAVEELIEKAVFDREQVQAGDVQVKNELLEGNTLYIDEVGDLSLANQVILLTVIQNSKFNNTKVICGSSKDLRQMSQKGEFKPELFYALEVYTVQIPPMRTRGRDILLFVDYYLEKCNADANKRITFSKEVRGMFLDYSWKGNIREIENVVSYVVEQMDSQATEVTAENMPPLILQRLRDDKKDAYNLANAEKELILKALNDFGNSSRSKSRVAKELGISNATLYRKLKQYRIQQNTLFE